The following are from one region of the Nocardioides marmotae genome:
- a CDS encoding pirin family protein, protein MSNVEQHPEEEVSAAEPADRPEILEPREVPLGGQRALMVRRTLPQRARSLLGAWCFADSFGPTPASAARTMDTRPHPHTGLQTVSWLYAGKLEHRDSVGSLSSIVPGQVNLMTAGRGIQHSEVSTEDARGLHGVQLWVALPEAHRWTEPSFEHYVPPPVTHGDATVRVFLGDLLGQSAPLTTFSPLVAAQIDLPAGGEVRLPVSSAFEHGLLVDAGEPALNGIEVGADQLCYVPPGSGELVIRAGDAAVRALLLGGEPLGEEIVMWWNFVGRSHDEIVAFRREWQSEVIGGANPSGRFGVVRGYDGDPLPAPVLPNATLHPRH, encoded by the coding sequence GTGAGCAACGTCGAGCAGCACCCCGAGGAAGAGGTGAGCGCCGCAGAGCCGGCCGATCGTCCCGAGATCCTCGAGCCGCGTGAGGTCCCGTTGGGAGGTCAGCGAGCGTTGATGGTCCGGCGCACGCTGCCACAACGCGCGCGCAGCCTCCTCGGCGCATGGTGCTTCGCGGACTCCTTCGGTCCGACACCGGCATCCGCAGCGCGGACCATGGACACACGTCCGCATCCGCACACCGGACTGCAGACCGTCAGCTGGCTGTACGCCGGGAAGCTCGAGCACCGCGATTCCGTGGGCAGCCTGAGCTCCATCGTTCCCGGCCAGGTGAACCTGATGACCGCAGGGCGGGGCATCCAGCACTCGGAGGTCTCGACCGAGGACGCCCGAGGCCTGCACGGTGTGCAGCTGTGGGTCGCTCTGCCCGAGGCGCACCGATGGACCGAACCGTCGTTCGAGCACTACGTGCCGCCACCGGTCACGCACGGTGACGCCACCGTGCGTGTCTTCCTCGGTGACCTCCTCGGACAGTCGGCCCCGCTGACGACGTTCAGTCCTCTCGTAGCGGCACAGATCGATCTTCCTGCCGGCGGTGAGGTGCGCCTCCCCGTGAGCTCCGCCTTCGAGCACGGCCTGCTCGTCGACGCAGGGGAGCCGGCGCTGAACGGGATCGAGGTCGGTGCCGACCAGCTCTGCTACGTCCCTCCGGGATCTGGAGAGCTCGTCATCCGCGCGGGCGACGCCGCCGTGCGTGCGCTGCTCCTCGGCGGGGAGCCGCTGGGCGAGGAGATCGTCATGTGGTGGAACTTCGTCGGCCGGAGCCACGACGAGATCGTGGCCTTCCGTCGGGAGTGGCAGTCCGAGGTCATCGGAGGGGCCAACCCGTCCGGGCGATTCGGCGTCGTCAGGGGGTACGACGGTGACCCCCTGCCTGCCCCGGTCCTCCCGAACGCGACGCTTCACCCACGTCACTGA
- a CDS encoding BREX system ATP-binding domain-containing protein, giving the protein MPPRRGAKVTHLVGRRTETEAVEQLLAQAQRGRSGALVVRGEAGIGKTALLEYARRAAARSGFRVESAVGVEPETQFAFAGLHQLCAPLLGRADALPDPQQAALGVAFGLRDGVAPNRFLVGLATLNLLAEVAEEAPLLCLIDDAQWLDEASAQVLVFVARRVEAERVGLMAAVRDSDEADIEHFAGLPALHLARLGGTDARELLASAFHTPLDDSVRERIVTEACGNPLALLELPRSAQAAQLAGGFELPDVRGVPHRVADSFQRRSAGLPAETRLLLLLAATDPTGEVELLWRAAARLGIEPGAAAPAEAAGLFQIGTLVRFRHPLVRSAIYRAATPPDRRRAHAALAAATDPLLDPDRRAWHRAQAVQGTDEDAAAELEHSADRALARGGLAAAAAFLQQAVVLTPEPAARARRALEAAHAKHDAGASDVALELLGVADTGPLDALPRARLDLLRAQIAFHTRRGSDEPTMLLQAAKALAPLDAARAREAYVQAFEASFHAGRLAARGRGLREVAEAARDAPPPPTPLRPVDLLLDGLTLRFTQGYEASVPTLQKALEALRHDDSGRRPDHGRWLWLACHVSVMLWDDESFRALASSAVPLARETGALSTLPAALNAMAVYLVLAGELSRAGELLSEEDAISRATGAPPLPNARFILAAWRGRQTEAADLNEAVLAEATKRGEGTTVGSSQVSLAYLHNGLGNYDQALATATQPWENDEFPHSSSALPEFIEAAVRAGEPERAEAALAQLDSRARASGTQFALGLAARSRALTTTGPAAEEHYREAIERLGSSRMAAHLARAHLVYGEWLRREGRRQDAREQLRTAHRMLSDMGVEAFAERASRELRATGEHPRKRTVQPTDALTAHELNIARLVATGATSREVGGQLFLSPRTIEAHLRNIFRKLGITSRRQLRELQLP; this is encoded by the coding sequence GTGCCACCTCGGAGGGGAGCGAAGGTGACCCACCTCGTCGGCCGGCGCACGGAGACCGAAGCGGTCGAGCAGCTGCTGGCGCAGGCACAGCGCGGGCGCAGCGGGGCTCTCGTGGTGCGCGGAGAAGCCGGCATCGGGAAGACTGCGCTGCTCGAGTACGCCCGCAGAGCCGCGGCCCGCTCGGGCTTTCGGGTCGAGAGCGCGGTCGGCGTGGAGCCTGAGACGCAGTTCGCGTTCGCGGGCCTGCACCAGCTGTGCGCGCCGCTGCTGGGCCGCGCCGACGCGCTGCCCGACCCGCAGCAGGCCGCCCTTGGTGTGGCGTTCGGGCTGCGCGACGGTGTCGCACCGAACCGGTTCCTGGTGGGGTTGGCCACCCTCAACCTGCTGGCCGAAGTTGCCGAGGAGGCTCCGCTGCTGTGCCTCATCGACGATGCGCAGTGGCTGGACGAGGCGTCCGCTCAGGTGCTGGTGTTCGTGGCGCGGCGGGTGGAGGCCGAACGGGTGGGGTTGATGGCCGCGGTTCGCGACTCCGACGAGGCCGACATCGAGCACTTCGCCGGGCTGCCAGCACTGCACCTGGCCCGGCTTGGCGGGACCGATGCCCGGGAGCTGCTGGCGTCAGCTTTTCACACACCGCTGGACGACTCCGTGCGCGAGCGGATCGTCACCGAGGCGTGCGGCAACCCCTTGGCGCTGCTGGAGCTGCCCCGCAGCGCGCAGGCCGCACAGCTGGCCGGCGGGTTCGAGCTCCCCGACGTGCGCGGTGTGCCACATCGTGTCGCGGACAGCTTCCAACGCCGATCGGCCGGCCTGCCTGCCGAGACGCGCCTGCTGTTGTTGCTCGCGGCCACCGACCCGACCGGCGAGGTGGAGCTGCTGTGGCGCGCTGCGGCGCGGCTGGGGATCGAACCGGGCGCGGCCGCGCCGGCGGAAGCCGCTGGTTTGTTCCAGATCGGCACCCTGGTGCGGTTTCGTCACCCGCTGGTGCGCTCGGCGATCTACCGGGCCGCCACACCGCCGGACCGTCGCCGCGCGCACGCAGCGCTGGCCGCCGCCACCGACCCCCTGCTCGACCCTGATCGGCGTGCCTGGCACCGGGCGCAGGCGGTGCAGGGCACCGACGAGGACGCCGCCGCGGAGCTGGAGCACTCAGCCGACCGGGCGCTTGCCCGGGGCGGGCTGGCCGCTGCAGCCGCGTTCCTGCAGCAAGCCGTCGTGCTGACCCCCGAGCCAGCCGCCCGGGCGAGGCGGGCACTGGAGGCCGCGCACGCCAAGCACGACGCCGGTGCATCCGACGTGGCTCTGGAGCTGCTGGGCGTCGCCGACACCGGGCCACTGGACGCCCTGCCACGCGCCCGCCTCGACTTGCTGCGCGCACAGATCGCGTTCCACACCAGGCGCGGGAGCGACGAGCCGACGATGCTTCTCCAGGCGGCCAAGGCGCTGGCGCCGCTGGACGCCGCGCGCGCGAGAGAAGCCTACGTGCAGGCGTTCGAGGCGTCCTTCCACGCTGGTCGGCTCGCCGCACGGGGCCGCGGGTTGCGGGAGGTGGCCGAGGCTGCCCGAGACGCCCCTCCGCCGCCCACGCCCCTCCGGCCGGTGGATCTGCTGCTGGACGGACTGACCCTGAGGTTCACGCAAGGCTATGAGGCGAGCGTTCCCACGCTGCAGAAAGCTCTCGAGGCTCTCCGGCATGACGATTCGGGGCGTCGCCCCGACCACGGTCGGTGGCTCTGGCTGGCCTGCCATGTCTCGGTGATGCTGTGGGACGACGAGTCGTTCCGCGCCCTGGCCAGCAGCGCCGTCCCGCTCGCCCGCGAGACAGGCGCACTGTCCACGCTTCCCGCTGCACTCAATGCCATGGCGGTCTATCTGGTGCTGGCCGGCGAGCTCTCCCGTGCCGGTGAGCTCCTCTCGGAGGAGGATGCCATCTCCCGGGCGACCGGGGCCCCGCCGCTGCCCAATGCCAGGTTCATCCTGGCTGCCTGGCGCGGCCGACAGACCGAAGCCGCCGACCTCAACGAGGCTGTTCTGGCGGAGGCGACGAAGCGGGGTGAGGGCACCACGGTCGGCTCGAGCCAGGTCTCGCTGGCCTACCTGCACAACGGCTTGGGCAACTACGACCAAGCGCTCGCCACTGCGACCCAACCGTGGGAGAACGACGAGTTCCCGCACAGCAGCAGCGCGTTGCCCGAGTTCATCGAAGCGGCAGTCCGTGCCGGTGAGCCGGAGCGCGCGGAGGCGGCGTTGGCGCAGCTCGACTCCCGGGCGCGCGCCAGTGGGACGCAGTTCGCGCTGGGGTTGGCGGCGCGCTCGCGGGCGCTGACCACGACCGGTCCTGCCGCCGAGGAGCACTACCGCGAGGCGATCGAGCGGCTGGGCAGCTCTCGGATGGCTGCCCACCTCGCCCGCGCCCACCTCGTCTACGGGGAGTGGCTGCGCCGCGAAGGTCGCCGCCAGGACGCACGGGAGCAACTCCGTACCGCCCACCGGATGCTGTCCGACATGGGTGTGGAGGCCTTCGCGGAGCGCGCCTCCCGCGAGCTGCGCGCCACCGGCGAGCATCCCCGCAAACGGACCGTCCAGCCGACCGACGCCCTCACCGCCCACGAGCTGAACATCGCACGGCTGGTTGCCACCGGCGCGACCTCCCGGGAGGTCGGCGGTCAGCTGTTCCTGAGCCCCCGCACGATCGAGGCCCACCTGCGCAACATCTTCCGCAAGCTGGGCATCACCTCGCGACGACAGCTCCGAGAGCTCCAGCTCCCCTGA
- a CDS encoding ABC transporter ATP-binding protein, producing MTGSRVIEVEQLNVTYGDFGAVRDLSFHVQRGELYALLGTNGAGKTSALEVIEGHRRATSGTVRVFGTSPQDRRAVRPRMGIMLQESGLSRDLTVGESVGLIGALSGRQDDVDRVLAVSGLTRKKSTIVAQLSGGEKRRLDFATAVFGGPELVVLDEPTTGLDIQSRDALWAAVDRLRDEGSTIVLTTHYLEEAQQRADRIGVMHEGTLRSEGTVAELTQTLPSIISFALPPGSPEPPIVGALNGAFHVETFDLQGDLYRLLDWAHHARVELQVLEAGPTRLDDVFRALDHA from the coding sequence ATGACCGGCTCTCGCGTCATCGAGGTCGAACAGCTGAACGTCACCTACGGCGACTTCGGAGCCGTCCGCGACCTGTCCTTCCACGTCCAGCGGGGCGAGCTCTACGCGTTGCTGGGCACGAACGGAGCCGGCAAGACGTCCGCGCTGGAGGTGATCGAAGGTCACCGCCGGGCCACGTCGGGCACGGTGCGGGTCTTCGGCACGAGCCCGCAGGACCGGCGCGCCGTGCGGCCGCGGATGGGCATCATGCTGCAGGAGAGCGGCTTGTCCCGCGACCTGACGGTGGGGGAGTCCGTCGGCCTGATCGGCGCGTTGAGCGGAAGGCAGGACGACGTCGACCGGGTGCTCGCTGTCTCCGGCCTGACCCGCAAGAAGAGCACGATCGTCGCCCAGCTCTCGGGTGGCGAGAAGCGTCGCCTGGACTTCGCCACTGCCGTGTTCGGCGGGCCCGAGCTGGTCGTCCTGGACGAGCCCACGACGGGCCTGGACATCCAGTCCCGTGATGCGCTCTGGGCCGCTGTCGATCGGCTGCGCGACGAGGGATCCACGATCGTCCTCACCACCCATTACCTGGAGGAGGCGCAACAGCGCGCCGACCGCATCGGGGTCATGCACGAAGGCACGTTGCGGAGCGAGGGCACTGTTGCCGAGCTGACCCAGACCTTGCCGTCGATCATCAGCTTCGCGCTGCCCCCCGGCTCCCCGGAGCCGCCGATCGTGGGTGCGCTCAATGGCGCCTTCCATGTCGAGACCTTCGACCTGCAGGGCGACCTCTACCGGCTCCTGGACTGGGCACACCACGCGCGCGTGGAGCTGCAGGTGCTGGAGGCCGGCCCGACCCGTCTCGACGACGTCTTCCGCGCCCTCGACCATGCCTGA
- a CDS encoding alpha/beta fold hydrolase — protein MGFITVGDENSTPIELYYEDQGAGQAVVLIHGYPLSGRSWERQARELLVAGYRVITYDRRGFGQSSKVGSGYDYDTFAADLNTVLETLDLRDVILVGFSMGTGELARYVSRYGHQRVAKLAFLASLEPFLVDDDDNPGGVPREVFDGIVAAAKGDRYTWFAQFFSDFYNLEENLGGRISQGVVDASWAVAIGSAPVAAYAVVPSWIEDFRADVEAVRASAKPTLILHGTADNILPIDATARRFRLLLPDAEYIEIEGAPHGLLWTHADEVNSALQSFLG, from the coding sequence ATGGGATTCATCACCGTCGGAGACGAGAACAGCACGCCGATCGAGCTCTACTACGAGGACCAGGGCGCGGGCCAGGCCGTGGTCCTCATCCACGGCTACCCGCTGAGCGGCCGCAGCTGGGAGCGGCAAGCCCGCGAGCTGCTCGTCGCCGGATACCGGGTCATCACCTACGACCGTCGCGGCTTCGGCCAGTCTTCGAAGGTGGGGTCCGGCTACGACTACGACACGTTCGCCGCCGATCTGAACACCGTGCTCGAGACGCTCGACCTCCGCGACGTCATCCTGGTCGGGTTCTCGATGGGCACCGGCGAGCTCGCTCGCTACGTCTCGCGGTACGGCCACCAACGGGTGGCGAAGCTCGCCTTCCTCGCCTCGCTGGAGCCCTTCCTCGTCGATGACGACGACAACCCCGGGGGCGTGCCCCGGGAGGTCTTCGACGGGATCGTGGCCGCGGCGAAGGGTGATCGCTACACCTGGTTCGCGCAGTTCTTCTCCGACTTCTACAACCTCGAGGAGAACCTCGGCGGCCGCATCAGCCAGGGGGTCGTGGACGCCAGCTGGGCCGTCGCCATCGGCAGCGCTCCGGTTGCTGCGTACGCCGTCGTGCCCTCCTGGATCGAGGACTTCCGTGCCGACGTCGAGGCGGTCCGTGCCAGCGCCAAGCCGACTCTGATCCTGCACGGCACAGCCGACAACATCCTGCCGATCGACGCCACGGCCCGGCGCTTTCGCCTGCTCCTCCCGGACGCCGAGTACATCGAGATCGAAGGCGCGCCGCACGGGCTGCTCTGGACCCACGCCGACGAGGTCAACTCCGCGCTGCAGTCGTTCCTCGGCTGA
- a CDS encoding ABC transporter permease, translating into MPEPTSRRHHGDAAPRKGTTAMFEIARSELIQMLRNRLVLATGLAIPIAFSAYAIHQHETFSEVGSPGYLAAIVMFVVMALGLYTTAVTTLASRRQDLFLKRLRSTAASDPDIIAGLLLPLTVIALVQVGTFLAVFGVVATSPAQIPLLVVAILTTTAMMVALALATAGLTNSPEHAQVTTLPVSLALVAVASWVGITGTESLGYLKRLLPGGSATELVVNAWGGGVPLADSLPLLLPTMGWVVAAVALAVRLFRWEPRR; encoded by the coding sequence ATGCCTGAACCCACGAGCCGACGCCACCACGGCGACGCTGCGCCACGAAAGGGAACCACCGCCATGTTCGAGATTGCTCGCAGTGAGCTGATCCAGATGCTCCGGAACCGGCTGGTCCTGGCGACCGGACTGGCCATCCCGATCGCCTTCAGCGCCTACGCCATCCATCAGCACGAGACCTTCTCCGAGGTCGGAAGCCCCGGTTACCTCGCGGCGATCGTGATGTTCGTCGTGATGGCGCTCGGGCTCTACACCACGGCGGTGACGACGCTGGCCTCCCGCCGGCAGGACCTCTTCCTCAAGCGGCTGCGCTCCACTGCGGCGAGCGATCCGGACATCATCGCCGGTCTGCTGCTGCCGCTCACCGTCATCGCACTCGTCCAGGTGGGCACGTTCCTGGCCGTGTTCGGCGTGGTCGCCACCAGTCCGGCTCAGATCCCCCTGCTGGTGGTGGCGATCCTGACGACGACGGCCATGATGGTCGCCCTTGCGCTGGCCACCGCGGGACTCACGAACTCACCCGAGCACGCCCAAGTGACCACCCTGCCGGTGAGCCTGGCGTTGGTCGCCGTGGCCAGCTGGGTCGGGATCACGGGCACCGAGAGCCTCGGCTACCTCAAGCGACTTCTCCCCGGCGGCTCAGCCACCGAGCTCGTCGTCAACGCCTGGGGAGGCGGTGTCCCCCTCGCCGACTCGTTGCCCCTCCTGCTCCCCACGATGGGGTGGGTCGTCGCCGCCGTGGCACTCGCCGTCCGGCTCTTCCGCTGGGAGCCTCGCCGATGA
- a CDS encoding GNAT family N-acetyltransferase translates to MRRDHPRKDRHMTDIQVVHDPSRLRYLASIGDEPAGFAEYILTDELIVFTHTDVDPRFEGEGVGSALARFALDETRAAGQRKVMPLCPFIKGWIGRHREYVPMVYGAPESTARD, encoded by the coding sequence ATGCGCCGTGATCACCCTCGGAAGGACCGACACATGACAGACATCCAGGTCGTCCACGACCCCTCCCGCCTGCGGTACCTGGCAAGCATCGGTGACGAACCGGCCGGCTTCGCCGAGTACATCCTCACCGACGAGCTGATCGTCTTCACCCACACCGACGTCGACCCACGGTTCGAGGGCGAGGGTGTCGGGTCGGCCCTCGCCCGGTTCGCGCTGGACGAGACCCGCGCCGCAGGCCAACGCAAGGTCATGCCGCTGTGCCCCTTCATCAAGGGCTGGATCGGACGGCATCGCGAGTACGTGCCGATGGTGTACGGCGCGCCCGAGTCGACGGCCAGGGACTGA
- a CDS encoding TetR/AcrR family transcriptional regulator has translation MTAPGSADWRRYDPPDLPRVLDAALQCFAEQGYHGTSIRDLAATAGLSVPGVYHHYRSKQEILLALMMAVMDELLARSEAALASAPDEPSARFDVLVESLLRFHMFRRQQAFVASSEIRSLAPENREAYVGRRDTQQRMIDDVVTAGVEAGVFGTPYPLDAARAVSTLCVGVASWYREDGPLAPDELVARHLVLARGLVQA, from the coding sequence ATGACGGCACCGGGCTCCGCGGACTGGCGGCGCTACGACCCGCCCGACCTGCCGCGCGTGCTCGACGCCGCATTGCAGTGCTTCGCCGAGCAGGGCTACCACGGCACGAGCATCCGCGACCTCGCTGCGACGGCAGGGCTCTCGGTGCCCGGCGTCTACCACCACTACCGGTCCAAGCAGGAGATCCTGCTCGCGCTGATGATGGCGGTGATGGACGAGCTGCTCGCGCGCAGCGAGGCGGCGCTGGCCTCGGCGCCGGACGAGCCGTCCGCGCGGTTCGACGTGCTCGTGGAGTCGCTGCTGCGGTTCCACATGTTCCGTCGGCAGCAGGCGTTCGTGGCGAGCAGCGAGATCCGCAGCCTGGCCCCGGAGAACCGCGAGGCGTACGTCGGCCGCCGCGACACCCAGCAGCGGATGATCGACGACGTGGTGACGGCGGGGGTCGAGGCCGGCGTGTTCGGCACGCCGTACCCGCTCGACGCCGCGCGGGCGGTCTCGACCCTGTGCGTCGGGGTGGCCTCCTGGTATCGCGAGGACGGCCCGCTCGCCCCCGACGAGCTGGTCGCCCGGCACCTGGTGCTGGCTCGCGGGCTCGTCCAGGCCTGA
- a CDS encoding GNAT family N-acetyltransferase: MTRTLTDKSGATVEVTIEIGSQVSSYTVSLADGSTVGRADFVDSPRTGHDRIFFHTEVDEAFGGRGLAGLLVREALADSIRRHVTVVPLCPVFARHLKIHGSEFTAQGGVFRRPTPADFALVTRVARGGA, encoded by the coding sequence ATGACCAGGACGCTCACGGACAAGTCCGGTGCGACCGTGGAGGTCACGATCGAGATCGGCAGTCAGGTCAGCTCGTACACGGTGAGCCTCGCCGATGGATCAACCGTGGGCCGTGCCGACTTCGTTGATTCTCCCAGGACAGGCCATGACCGGATCTTCTTCCACACCGAGGTGGATGAGGCGTTCGGCGGGCGAGGTCTGGCGGGGCTGCTGGTCCGTGAGGCGCTTGCCGACAGCATCCGCAGGCACGTCACCGTCGTGCCGCTGTGTCCGGTGTTCGCCCGCCACCTGAAGATCCACGGGAGTGAGTTCACCGCTCAGGGCGGGGTGTTCCGCCGGCCGACCCCCGCGGACTTCGCCCTCGTCACACGGGTCGCACGAGGCGGAGCATGA
- a CDS encoding glutaminase, with product MKEAEHEGGGAVQSVIPDYLTEVLADVESDVSGEPAGYIPELAAADPDRLGAVFATLDGKIYGAGDVDTEFTIQSISKPFTYALALADRGFGPVLAKVGVEPSGEAFNQISLERESGRPLNPMINAGAITAHSLVGSQELDPAGRAERVVDGLSAFAGRRLSIDDAVCASEMEHAHRNLAIAHMLRSYHILTEDPRGVVDGYIRQCSVLVTVRDLAMMAATLANRGVNPVSGDRVIGERVVRQVLSVMATCGMYDSAGDWATQVGIPAKSGVAGGLIGALPGQIGIATLSPRLDAHGNSVRGVSLFERFSSDMGLHVMEVPASAPAVVRANHVVDGGRHAVRVIALQGGIRFAGAERIVREIVDAAPAEIKVALDLTMVSSIDDVARRMVLEVARRLTLDGHEVFLVDPEALVPDPDPGEGGRVTVVEDLQHAVRGLVDKHEPGPGSTSDKKQRGPA from the coding sequence ATGAAGGAGGCGGAGCATGAAGGAGGCGGGGCAGTGCAGTCAGTCATTCCCGACTACCTGACCGAGGTACTGGCAGATGTCGAGTCGGATGTCTCCGGCGAGCCGGCGGGCTACATCCCCGAGCTCGCGGCAGCCGATCCCGATCGGCTCGGCGCGGTCTTCGCCACCCTCGACGGCAAGATCTACGGTGCCGGCGACGTCGATACGGAGTTCACGATCCAGTCGATCTCCAAACCGTTCACCTACGCGCTGGCACTGGCAGATCGCGGCTTCGGCCCGGTGCTGGCCAAGGTCGGTGTGGAACCCTCGGGTGAGGCGTTCAACCAGATCTCCCTCGAGCGTGAGAGCGGGCGCCCCCTCAACCCGATGATCAATGCCGGTGCCATCACCGCGCACTCGCTGGTGGGCTCGCAGGAGCTCGATCCGGCAGGACGCGCGGAGCGTGTGGTCGACGGCCTGTCCGCGTTCGCGGGGCGGCGGCTGAGCATCGACGATGCCGTGTGCGCCTCCGAGATGGAGCACGCCCATCGGAATCTGGCCATTGCGCACATGCTCCGCAGCTACCACATCCTCACCGAGGACCCGAGGGGCGTCGTCGACGGCTACATCCGTCAATGCTCCGTCCTGGTCACCGTGCGGGATCTGGCGATGATGGCCGCCACCTTGGCCAACCGTGGAGTGAACCCCGTCTCGGGCGATCGGGTGATCGGCGAACGGGTGGTGCGTCAGGTGCTGAGCGTCATGGCCACCTGCGGGATGTACGACTCGGCCGGTGACTGGGCGACCCAGGTCGGCATCCCGGCCAAGAGCGGGGTGGCCGGCGGGTTGATCGGCGCGCTGCCTGGCCAGATCGGGATCGCCACGCTCTCACCACGGCTGGACGCCCACGGGAACAGCGTTCGCGGGGTGTCGTTGTTCGAACGCTTCTCCTCCGACATGGGTCTGCACGTGATGGAGGTACCGGCATCCGCGCCTGCGGTCGTACGTGCCAACCACGTGGTGGACGGCGGACGGCACGCAGTCCGTGTCATCGCGCTGCAGGGTGGGATCCGCTTCGCTGGAGCCGAGAGGATCGTGCGGGAGATCGTGGACGCCGCACCCGCCGAGATCAAGGTGGCTCTGGACCTCACCATGGTCTCTTCGATCGACGACGTGGCACGACGCATGGTGCTGGAGGTCGCGCGTCGGCTCACGTTGGACGGCCACGAGGTCTTCCTCGTCGATCCTGAAGCGCTCGTTCCAGATCCCGACCCCGGAGAGGGGGGCCGAGTCACCGTTGTCGAGGACCTTCAGCACGCCGTCCGTGGGCTCGTCGACAAGCATGAGCCGGGTCCTGGCTCGACGTCGGACAAGAAGCAGAGAGGGCCAGCGTGA
- a CDS encoding protein kinase domain-containing protein, translating into MSAKRVLEGRYEVGDLLGHGGMADVYSGRDLRLGRRVAIKVLRRDLAQDPLFRARFRREAQTMVGLCHSAIVCIFDTGYEEVGDDSAGTVRVPFIVMEHVDGWSLRELVRRGGLTLERSVRYQLGVLSALEFSHRAGVVHCDIKPANVMVSSEGAVKLVDFGISRARGDLATTVAQAYEVLGTPAYISPEQARGEAADVCSDLYSAGCLLYELLTGRPPFAGDPLSVAYQHVHDEPVPVRTGFAGVDAVLVKALAKSPTDRFQSARAFRQALQSAAKGSVHPEGIGAHPGALETDLPAAPVPGRHAGMAIADC; encoded by the coding sequence ATGAGCGCGAAGCGAGTCCTCGAGGGACGTTACGAGGTGGGTGACCTCCTCGGGCACGGCGGCATGGCCGATGTCTACTCGGGCCGTGACCTCCGCCTGGGCCGCCGGGTTGCGATCAAGGTGCTCCGCAGGGACCTCGCCCAGGACCCACTCTTCCGGGCCAGGTTCCGGCGCGAGGCCCAGACGATGGTCGGTCTCTGCCACTCGGCCATCGTCTGCATCTTCGACACCGGGTACGAGGAGGTCGGCGACGACTCGGCTGGCACGGTTCGTGTCCCGTTCATCGTCATGGAGCATGTCGATGGCTGGTCCTTGCGGGAGCTGGTGAGAAGGGGCGGACTGACCCTCGAGAGGTCGGTCCGGTACCAGCTCGGGGTCCTGTCGGCGCTGGAGTTCAGTCATCGAGCAGGTGTCGTCCATTGCGACATCAAGCCGGCCAACGTGATGGTCTCGTCCGAGGGTGCGGTCAAGCTCGTCGACTTCGGCATCTCGCGCGCTCGCGGCGATCTCGCGACAACGGTCGCCCAGGCATACGAGGTCCTGGGCACCCCTGCGTACATCTCGCCCGAGCAGGCCCGCGGTGAGGCTGCGGACGTCTGCAGCGACCTGTACTCCGCAGGCTGCTTGCTCTACGAGCTCCTGACCGGTCGGCCACCCTTCGCCGGTGATCCGCTCTCGGTCGCCTACCAGCACGTCCACGACGAGCCTGTGCCGGTGCGCACGGGCTTCGCCGGGGTCGACGCGGTGCTGGTGAAGGCGCTCGCCAAGTCCCCGACCGATCGGTTCCAGAGTGCGCGAGCCTTCAGGCAAGCGCTCCAGTCCGCGGCGAAGGGCAGCGTCCATCCCGAAGGCATCGGCGCTCACCCGGGCGCGCTCGAGACCGACCTGCCCGCCGCACCCGTGCCGGGCCGCCACGCCGGCATGGCCATCGCCGACTGCTGA